The Magnolia sinica isolate HGM2019 chromosome 9, MsV1, whole genome shotgun sequence sequence gtgggtcccacaatccagAGTTTTAATCCGCACCCTGACTTCcctgaggtgggacccacctttgtgttGGAACAGCTACAGGGTGAACTTTTaagggggcccaccttaatgacggATTGGATGTGggtgtacatcacggtgggactcaCTATTCTACAAAAGAACCATGAGCTGTTCTAAGCCCACGCGTCCgtacaaggcagctcatgtacacgccCACATCTGCTAGCGTGGCACATTTGtatgagatctaatccattcgtTAGAGCAATACCACTACGTAGATGCTCTTACATGAGAGTCAGGTCGTCCGCTCATCAAGTGTAATATGCGGCTGAAGAAAACTTGGCTAAAATCTTTTTATCGGTCCAGCTGTTTCTAAAACCATGGTTCACCTGCTGAGTGAAGcatatttattttcatgtaagAATATCTGCAAGATCAAATTCAcctgatagacggcttggatattgcacccgtGTACCATGTTGGGCCCATCGATCTGGTGATGGAAATTGCTAATAATCAACGGGTCTGGTTCAAAACTGATCTGGGTGGGCCCTATTGATCAAACAGATCCGATATCCAGTTCAAAACTTACCTGGTTAGATTTGACCAGGTCTGACATTCAAATGGGTTAGGTTTGGACTGACAAGAAGTGGACCTTGGCCTTGAACAACGAACTTGGACTTGGACTTAAACCTAGACATGGTGCCCCACCAAATCAACGGTAAGATAACTGTATATAAACATGTGAGAATtgggaatgatcacatacgtTAGTATGGTAATTATAATACGttggagctgtgtggggcccaccggtgaTGTGTGTGTAGAATCCAAACCTTGCATCTGGTGCAGCTCCTCACGTTTACAGTACATGTAGTGAATCATTCTGTTCCAAATCTGAGGTGGTACACACCAAAAGGAGTAATATGCAATCACTCCTAGAACTTATATATTCATTTGTTCTGGCTCACTGAAGCTCTGGAATGGCTTGAGTTTTGGTGCGTTCATTCATCCTAGTTGGGGTcgcctgatgaatgggttggatgacagatacaaAACATTTTAGACCCCACATTCAATATGGAAGTTTGTTGGTTGTGTCCCTCATTTTTCTCTTTGGTGTGACTAATCTGAGTCAGTCATCAGGATGGATTTTGGATCTTGTTCTAAATTGGGGAagcgcatctaatggacgggttggatggcactcacacatcacggtgggccccatgcagctcgaatgtatggtaattaccatatcTTCCAACGTATGTGATCATCCCCAAATTAATTAGTCTGAAATTTTAACTAATTGAAATTAATTAATAGAGGAGAGATTATACGGTCAACATAGTGTAACAACTTCATCGAATTACCAAAACACCCCTACCATCAACACATGGTACTGTCCGTGCACACGTGGCACGCTTGGGtggatccgagccgttcatcaagTACAGAGCAACTGACGAGCTGTTTCGACGATTTTTTAGCTCTTTAATCGGCGTGGCACGTGCCAGCCAGCGAGAGAGGAGTGGGACCCATGGTGAATGTGCCATGTTGAGCCACACCAGCAtgtaagaaatggatggttgtgaATACTTGTTTGGTTGTAGCTCTCACGCCAGACAATCAAATATCCAATGGGTTTAAAGGGATTCTACATAGTGGTACACttctaatggacggcttggatattgcactttTCTGCCACGCTGGCATATGTGGTGGCATGTGCATTGGCTGACTTGTCCATCCGTGTGGGCTTATCAAAGCTCCGTGACATATTTGATTGGGGAGAGCATTGCTAGAGAAATTGACAACTATAGACGCTACGTTTTACCCAGCTTCTTTTATAAAAAATCCTGAACGTACATTCCCAATCTAAACCGAAGTTGTACGGATAGAAAGTTGAATATGAAAATACTCCCTTCAGGCTACGGTTATAAACCGTAGCTACATCTCATAATCCGTAGTCAAAACCCCCTTTATCTGGTATTAAAAAGGCAAACTAGAATTAAACGAGACAAAATCAAAATTGAGCGAGCAAACTAAAAACTAAGCgtggcaaactaaaaattgagtgggataaactagaaattgagcggggcaaactgaatattGAGCacgacaaactagaaattaagcggctTAAACTGagtattgagcagggcaaactagaaattgagtggggcaaactgaaaattgagcagaaattgagcggggcaaactagaaattgaatggagcaaattagaaattgagcggggcaaactgaatattgaatagggcaaactaaaaattgagcggggcaagctgaaaattgagcagggcaaactaaaaattgagcgtggcaaactGATGCATGCATTTGGCCCATGCAGGATTTATATGAATTTTGATATCCATTACACAtgtaggctccacattgatgcatgcatttatctatGTCGTTCATTCATATACATCATTTACATGCGACATTTTAGttatatatatgtacaagtgaacgacatccgttgtgaatttggtccgttgattacaatttcatggtccaccaaacatgattttacaaatttcagtttgtcccgcttaatttctagtttgcttcgcTTAATTttgagtttgccccgctcaatttcaagtttgacctactcaattttcagtttaccctgcttaatttctagtttgccccacttaattttcagtttgcgtggctcaatttctagtttgccccgctcaatttctagtttgccccgttggaTTGGTTGGTGTAAGTTCTGTGAGTCttatcataaggtatgtgttatatccgaaccgtccatccatttggtgaactcGTACTAAGGCTTGATACGagaaataagtcagatctaaatatcaagtagaccaccctgtaaaaagtagtgggggattgaacgtctaccattgaaacccttttaagggtcagggaagttttggatcaatatgaaatttgtttttcctcttcattcagatctttgtgaccttatgaatagattggatggaaaataaatgttatggtggaccttatGAAATttgtaacggtgaaaatcaatttccccgctgttatttatggtgtggtccagttgatctttggatatgatttttatttttttataatgctctgaaatgatcttgaaatatggttgaacgttgtggatataataaatacataactgtggggcccatgtaacttcgatctctttgaatcgttcgtacaacttggacttggaggagcgtcagcgctcgtcttcacacaccagccaatccgcttcccaacggAATGGCGGTGGTATTTTGGTCCAGTGAAAAGTCACCCGTACAGCAGGGGCCTAGTATGGTATAGTAAGTTTAGACGTACATGATATGGCTGCTGGCTTAAACGTGAAGTATGCAATGGGAAAAACTCAAATCAAAATAGATGGAAAAGATGTCTGCTACATCCACATGCATGTACACGTGCCAAACTGCACGTGTGTGGACATCAGATCCGTGCAAAAGATGGATTGCAGCGTGCAGATGatctggtaaaaaaaaaaaacaaaccgagGTTGTCTACTCATCAGCTGGGGCATACGTAAACAATCAATGTGGACCATCAGAAAGTGTTTAAACATCTCTCTGTagggggtggcccacttgatgaaaagAGCATACTGATTTTATCACCTGATCATATTCATGGTGTATCCCACCTTATTCATGGaaaagattttccacatatattcTAAGTTTACTCGTAAACGTGATGTAGCCATACGGGTCCAGCTAAGCACTGAGCTATAATGAATAGGGCTGAAAGTACGGCGGGTTAGTGCTCAACCCCGACCCAACCCACCTTAGGTACCTATATCTCAACCTTAACCCAATTCAACctaatcttgggttgggaattctcaacccaagcccaacctaagcggGTTCGGtcaggttgattgggttggtcgggtatatatttactaatattttcgttattatagTAGTTTATTATTTTCAATATAGgactttttttatatttataattttattaattatatatgtgattattcatcataaagagatttatttttttctttaaaaaaaaggggTTAAAATATAAgataactactcctttaaaagtgaTGTAGCATGGCatacaatctatttgggagagaaatccggcatatcttattagcttgaatCTTTAAAAATAACGTGGATAAATGAGATCTGACATTACTAGTGTGCCTTCAGCACAAACAATTCAcgcttaattataatttataagtaacttatatattgattgggttgaggttggatagggcaactcgagacctcaactcgagcccaacccaaattttatcgggttagtgtttgtatagcccaagcttgagatcggatcGGATATATCTTGCCTAAGCTCAACCCAATGCCGGGTCAATCATAAGTCGGTTGGGTTatacccacccaactttcagccctaataatGAACTCTGTGAGGCCgttaccatgggccccaccttgatgtatgtgttgtatatccacgttgtccatccattttccaagatcattttagagcacgttCCAAAAAGATACGGcaatcaaaatctcatgtggactacaccacaagaaacatccatggttgaatgcctgccattaaaaacttcttatcggccataaaagttttggatcatgctgatatttatttattttccttcatccagatcgtgtgaccttataaacaggtgaGATGGAAAATCAAAATTACGGTAGGCCCTGGGAATTTTCTAATGGTGGtcgttcagtcaccactgtttcctgtggtgtggtcgacctgagtcttaaatttgcttcaatttttggcccatgccataaaatgatctgaaaaaacggattgAAAGAGTAGATATACAAAAAatgcgtcaaggtgggccccacgtcacgACATCACCATAGTCAATGTTTCCCCGGCCTCACCGAATCACGTGAACCTGGGAACCAGCCAGCCGTTTAATCCGCACCGAAGAAACACAGATTCAAGTGGTGTCGCGGGCTAGGAAACGGTGCTCGGAAATGAAAAAGTATTCTAATTTTTTCTTGTCGATATTACCAAAGTGAgaaatatttgatactctggcagagtgtgatccatgatacgcaggcacttagagacgtggcatacaagtaataatTCAAACTCAACAGTCCAAAATACGCCTGCAATTTATTACCAGGAACCAAAATCTACCCTTATTTCATCAAAGGACTATCGGATGGTTGGACAtttgttggacggttaaaattgaaaataccaacggttctatttcaacaaacaagtgtccactaatcaaAGGTTACGATTGCTCAGCCAATTTCAGTATGCAGCTATGACTTAGCAAAAGTGGGTTCCACATTTTTAtccgtttaatttgagttaatgtgcgCTAGGTGTATAGTTCTGCGTGCCAGCGTATCAAGCTTTACAttctgacagagtatcaaataatccaAGCCGTTCGTGAGAGAGGCCTGATCGTGTAGACAACTTGGATAAAAATCTGAACGGTCTGTTCATTTCGGGCCTCACATATTTGTTGGATGTGGACAGTTCATGAATTTATTTCCACTGTCCATTTCATGGCCGCTTGATTTATGGCCCAAGGAATCAAAACCAGTTATTAAGCGGTTTGGATATCCAGCAACGTCCGGACGCGGATTTGCTACTGACACGTTGAgtattctgtgggtcccaccatgatgtatgtgttgtatccacaccgtccatccattagaagtttttaatggtgggcgtcactctctccactgtttttttttgtggtggggtccactcgagatttggctctgactcattctttagctcataccttaaaatggtcTCTTcgaattgatggacggtgtggataaaaaacatacatcatggtgggacccacagaacttggtgacatcacttcgttagagagtctcgctactcaacttgtccgtagctaatccgtgtccgcaACGTCCCTTGGCTAAAAATGTGCGAGTGCACTCTCACGATGTACGGCGTAGCTTTCTATAGGGCATATCCACCGTCCATGCAGTCAACCATGCTCGTTGAATTCGGTTAGGAAATAATCTTAGCCGTCCAAATTGTCGCCATCAGACGAATGCTGGTCCAAACCAATGTGCACCATGGAGCTATTAGAAGTCATCTGATCAGCGTGCTTTTTGGAACACAACCCAtcttaagtgggacccaccttttgatACTTGCATATGCATGCCACGTGTGCTGTAGTGGTATGCGTGAGTACAATCCTGCGTACTCAACCACGTCTTGATATAATCATTTTTCATGCAGCCAATAGGGAGCgaggtatttattatattcagTGCTTGGAACGAACGAATGTTTATAGTTTGAACAGCACCGTTCACTTTGTacaggtgggcccatggttcaatcatccaaaccgttgatatgatagtAATGTTCGTTGATGATATATGTATAAAAAATAGACAAATTTGATAAGTCCTAATCAAATAGACTGTTAAGAAAAATCAACGAAAATGGTAAATATTCGACATATGGGATTTCTTGATCTATATATATTAGATGGAAGATGGAGAAAGGAAtcgtaccaatggtttggattactgaaaCACGAGCCTTACTTTTAGAAATGGAAAGCAGAATGTACTCTATAAACCTGCAAGAGATTGTACAGTACTTCTCGGGACCCACGTTCAGATGAAAACAACATTGCGTGAGACTCACGTGTCTCACTTCGAGAAGTTGGTTGTTGGTACGTGTGAGATTACGAGGTTACACGTATGGAAGAGGCTGCTTTTAGTTGAACCTGGCAGACACGTGTTGGACactcttctttcctttattttcttcctCTATAAATTTTCATCTGTTCCACAGCCAAGctaagatagagagagagttcTTCTCTTTCATCCCATAacttagagagagagatagagagagagagagagagagagagagagagagttgcatcTTCTCTTTCATCCCATAACTTACAgagggagacagagagagagacccATCTACCTTTTTCTCTCAACTAAGCAGTGGGGACCCATCTTCCTTTTTCTATCAACaaagcaaggagagagagagagagagagagagagagagagagagagagagagagagagatgtggctAGTATACATATGCAATGAGGAAGAGAAGGTGCTGGGAACAGAGAAGGCGCCAGGATCATGCCCCTATTGTGGAGGAATAGTACAAGCCATGGATGTTGAAAGCCAACGGACCTTTTGCTTTCTCCCTCTTTGTTTCAAAACCAAACGCAAATACCATTGCACCTTGTGCTCCAAACGTTTAGTCGTCTACCCATGACATTCCTCCATTACCACTTTCAATCCATCCATTTGTATCTATGTTTCTATACATGGAagattttcttcttcttgctgttgttcttcttcttctttttaaatttgGGATTTTCCCAAATGGGTTTCTATGTATTGGAAGAGGATGATTCAAGTGTTGCATCATCAGGTCCTTTGGTTGATATGTACCCCATTTGTATGAAAGAGTGTTTTCTCTTCTCTATGTTGGTAATGTATTTGTGCTATGATCATAACCTTTTatgttatttttcttcttttagcgACACTTCAAATCACATAAAAAtgacttgatttttttaaaaaaaccttcaTACAGAGGACACAAACATATtagatggggtccacatattgGATGGACTGGATGTACTTGGCTCATTATAATGCCCCCCCATGTATGCATATGtgacatataatggatggtcttgATATATATTATTGGCCATCAAAATGTCCACACAATTTGAAAAGGTTAGTGATGATGGCCATCACattgtgtggttcatttgattatCAATATATTAGATCCAGCTGTTTTTTAATGCTGTAACAGAGCATCTCATGTGCTTCATTTGATTATCAATATGATGGATTGAGctattttttaatatgttttttaAACGTGTATGAGAGCATCTCTTGAATGTACCATACATGTCACATGTCTCTGAGCATATCTCATGGGTGTACTGAGCATATCACGTGAGGGCATTGAGCATTGTGTTGGTTTATCATGAGAAAATTATAATGATGGTACATTTTTATTACTTTAATACTAAATTATAGGCTCCAGGTGGAGtataaaattaaaatgataatgatTACAAAATTGCATTTGACTCTTATTTTTTCTACTTGGTTGATtatagtaaaattataataatgacaTTTTAAATTATCATCTTAAAATTGAGGTAATTTGTAATTCAAATAGGCCTTCAATTGTATGGATTTTATGGAAATATAGCATGTAACTTTTTTCTAATTAGAAAAATATGTTTAATGTGGATGAATTATCAAAACTTTCAAGAAAGTAAGTTTAAGGGCAAATAcatgtaaacactttacaagtaAATTATATCATCCAAAGGCGGGTTTATAGGCAGATTTTACCATCCAAGCACCTGCCTGTAAAGTATTTACTCACAAATTTTACCATCCAAACGCTTGCTCTTAAAGTATTTACTCACAAATTTCACCATCCAAACGCTTGCTTGTAGAGTGTTAATATTTCACAAATGAGGATTCCAAGGGCATAAAAAAAATCCCTTAGTGGGTCATTTAAGGTTGTATGATTATACCTTGAAGAAGGTTTTAAAAAGGAGTGTGTATATAAAAAAAGTGGGGGCAAGTTGTGGTGGAATTATAGAGGATGGGTTTGCACCTCTTGACCCTACTTTCAAATGCTGTCGAAGCAGTCTCCACGAGATTTCAAATTTtgacaagtgggcccatgttttACTTATCCAGGCCATTTTCTGTTGGTCCCAAAAGTGGATGAGTCATtccttaaataaaaataaaaataaaactcctCTCCCGAACAATCCTTgcctttgatttttttatctGAAAATAGACTGTCAAGAAGATAAGAACAGACACTATACACCTCAGACTTTCTTTTTTACACACTCACACGTACCCCCGCACACTCACgcggtagtggaatttcaccacctatgggtactcggaCCCTtgacaggtgttgaaactcccgagtccaccacctgagcaagagtaaggaccctagtctgaaggaatttcaccacctatggggtACTCGGACCCTTgacgggtgttgaaactcctaagagtctaccacccgagcaagaaaAGACCCTGTAACACCCGTGACTTGGTGTGAGGGTTAATTTCCAATTTCcaatcatgatcatgtggggacaaaatataataatggtttggattattgaacAGTGGGACCTAGTGTCGAGGGAATAGTGGAATTACACAAAAATAAATCTATGATAGCAATCAAATAACACCAAGCAAACACTAAGAAGAATACAACGATTTAATGGGGAAAACTCTTTTGCTAAAAAAACCACGTTACAGAGCAAAAGTTCACTACgaaagtagaaattataaagagaaaagacttatctGATTTGAACAACTTCGAATCTTACTCTTTGAAACTTTAGAACTATATAGGAATACATCacaatcccatttacacccatatcCATAGCTTATAGGAGAATTCCAAACACAGGAAATGGTGAAGATGGAAGCGGGTTACATATAGAGTAACTTAGTATGCTTAGCCTATTGAGTAAACTatgtaaggtccaccatgatgtatgtattttattcccttcgtccatccattttatttctaaaattaaagcatatccaatgcttaagtggactacacacaGGAAATTGTGGAGATAATAACATCCGCAGTTGAAACCTGTTCatggggctgtcaatgggccagggcCTAAGGTTGGTCCCAACTCGATGACCCAATTTCAATCAGTGCCACCTTGATCCAACTTGGTATATCTGACTgagtcaaactcggttcgaatcagCCTAACCCATATCCGGACTCGGATCAAGTCATGCATGCTAGACTCAGTATCCACGTCAGGCCTttttcaaaaccgaatcgagttAGGTTGGACCTTCCGACTCAACttgatgcccaccttgatatacgtaTTGTATATTCACTCAACATGGCATAGTCAAATCCTGCCGTGCATTTGATCACAAGGGATAAATATAATCTGTTTCAGTGGGCCCAGCTCTGACAGGATCAAAAGAATATCCCAGGCAATCCCCATCCGATATGTTACCATGTGTGGTATGTACACGTGTCAAAAAAGCTCTCTCACGGTACAGAGAGCTCCACtaccagtggggcccacgacttaggtggaccccaccggcGGGCATGAATGCGACTGCTTACTGCTTCCTTACAACTGCACGTTGGAGTTAGTAGCAGAAGGACATGCTGGTTGCTACTCTGGTACTGTGACGGTTCATACGCATTCATTCACTAATTGTACGGCtccaaatggtggggcccactttagatctgtaacaatccaaaatttaccGTGGAGCATTGGGTGGACGGCTAGCACAAAAATTAAACGGTCTAAATTCAACATTTAAATTACCATTTATTAGATGATAGGAATGCTTTAtaaattagatttatttttttaacctaCAGATTACTACAGTGGGTCCCGCTATTTGGGTGAATTATAATTTCAGCAACGAGTATGTCAGACGTACAATTATTGTCTGCCggtgtatgaaccatcacacaCTACAAGAGTATAAAATACCTGAGTGTGTGAACGTTATACTCGGTTTTCAGTTCGGATAAGCAGGACCgcggttcagtgatccagatcatCCGTCTGGATGGACTCCGCTCTGAAACTCTCCTTCACGGgcaatcctagcctttcatttttgTAGCCTGCAAATGATCAGGGACACTTTGATTGATGCCTACGAGTATAGGAAATCtggagatttatttttttttaactgatagtgggatggatgatacgcaggcactttgaAATTATTTAGggattgcatacgtggcataaaaTCAATTGAAATTTAACTGTCCAGATTATGGGTCTTAGTTTCAGATGTATCATGGACCAAAAATTACGtctatttgattatctgagattcAGAttagtggatatttattggacggctaaaatgAAAATTATCTTGCGATCCTACTTCCACagacaagtgtccacaaatcagaggttgagATTAATCAACCGAACCTATTTTGGGACAGTCGCTTAGCGAAAGCggaatggtttaatttgagttaatttatGCTACCTTtacaatttttgagtgcctgcgtatcaagcgtggTACACTGCCCGAGTATCATTAATTCCCAGATCTCAAGGAACAGGGAAGCGGATTGTCTGTGCCCCCTCTTGTCGGAACCTGTATTGGGCCCACACAGAAATTcctttgataaatccactccgtccatcatttttcaaGACCACGATGGAGAGGAAAATAAAATTCAggaagattcaaaactcatgtgggccatactacaCGAAACAGCAGGgtttgaacggccaccattggaaattttgcggagcccacataagttttgtatcaggatgatatttgtgattaaagtgattaaagtCTACCTgaatggtaataaccctatgaatggtttggatggcatataaacatcatggtcagttccagaaatgtttcaacggtggacgtctcTATTCCCCCTGTcttgtttggtgtggcccacttgagccttggatattccTAAATTTTATGCTTATATCTTATTGTGGTCTTGAAAAGCTGATTGACAGAGTAGATTTGTCACAGGAATCTCTTTGTACCACACACAGCTTCCGACAACTAGGGCACAGTAACATCTACGGcattgagaaatttacgactgtggaccccaccttttatcc is a genomic window containing:
- the LOC131256103 gene encoding uncharacterized protein LOC131256103, with protein sequence MWLVYICNEEEKVLGTEKAPGSCPYCGGIVQAMDVESQRTFCFLPLCFKTKRKYHCTLCSKRLVVYP